One part of the Desulfuromonadales bacterium genome encodes these proteins:
- a CDS encoding hydrogenase maturation nickel metallochaperone HypA, translating to MHEVGITRSIVEIAERTAREQGAARVLSVTVAIGALSGVVPEAVEF from the coding sequence ATGCACGAGGTCGGGATCACCCGCAGCATCGTCGAGATCGCCGAGCGCACCGCCCGTGAGCAGGGGGCGGCAAGGGTGCTTTCTGTCACCGTGGCGATCGGCGCTCTCTCCGGCGTCGTCCCCGAGGCGGTGGAATTCTG